TGTGTGACGATTGGTCTCGGCCAGTAGATTTCCCCATCTATTGTAGATGTACATCTTTCCCTGGCGATTGATGAGCTCATTGATCACGAATGCATCGTTCTGGCCATCTCCATTGGGAGACACCACATTGGGGTAGATACAGTTCAAGGCCTGTACCGTATCCACGTCCACAGCTGGTGGATGATAATTCGGGAATACCAACGATGCAAGTAAGGAATCACTGCACCAGT
This genomic interval from Flavobacteriales bacterium contains the following:
- a CDS encoding T9SS type B sorting domain-containing protein, which translates into the protein MVFPNYHPPAVDVDTVQALNCIYPNVVSPNGDGQNDAFVINELINRQGKMYIYNRWGNLLAETNRHTWNIDSEPAGTYYYVVQFEDGEEKKGYFTIVR